The following proteins are encoded in a genomic region of Gimesia algae:
- a CDS encoding ZIP family metal transporter produces the protein MEILTWIIGSGLAMSAIALVGSLTLVLHENTLNKILLPLVAFAAGSLIGGAVFHMLPASVEHFGNEIFLYVWLMSGFVLFFVLEQFMHWHHSHDPVEQRKQPLTYLILIADGLHNLIGGLSVGAAFIIDIRLGIVTWLVAAAHEVPQELGDFAVLVHGGWKKSNALIYNFLSALTFPLGGLIAYTVSAQIDVALLIPFAAGNFIYIGAADLIPEIKQATDVRTNIVHLLSFISGLVLLLIIRLLIQGSS, from the coding sequence ATGGAAATACTGACTTGGATAATCGGATCGGGACTAGCAATGAGTGCGATTGCACTTGTCGGTAGTCTGACGCTTGTGCTACATGAAAACACTCTCAACAAAATCTTACTCCCACTCGTTGCTTTCGCTGCTGGCTCGCTAATCGGCGGTGCTGTCTTTCATATGCTTCCCGCTTCTGTAGAACATTTTGGCAATGAAATATTCCTCTACGTGTGGCTCATGTCTGGCTTCGTTTTATTCTTTGTTCTTGAGCAATTCATGCACTGGCATCATTCGCACGATCCAGTTGAACAACGCAAACAGCCATTAACATACCTCATTCTCATCGCAGATGGCTTGCATAATCTCATCGGTGGACTCTCTGTAGGAGCTGCCTTTATCATCGATATTCGATTGGGTATTGTAACGTGGCTGGTTGCAGCAGCACATGAAGTACCGCAAGAACTGGGAGATTTTGCGGTTTTGGTGCATGGAGGTTGGAAGAAATCCAACGCACTTATCTACAACTTCCTCTCCGCCTTAACTTTTCCTCTCGGCGGGTTAATTGCTTATACAGTCTCAGCGCAGATTGATGTAGCATTGCTCATTCCCTTCGCTGCTGGCAACTTCATTTACATCGGTGCCGCCGACCTCATTCCCGAGATCAAACAGGCGACAGACGTTCGCACAAATATTGTGCACTTGCTCTCTTTTATATCGGGTCTGGTTCTACTACTCATCATTCGACTTCTTATTCAAGGCAGCAGCTGA
- a CDS encoding class I SAM-dependent methyltransferase — translation MGQESAPSTPAQSVKPGINQKFLDPELDVNEWIKRFEVESREVFRGRQQIVKQLKLSPGNRIADVGAGTGLFLEPFSMAVGNKGWVYSLDIVPKFVERYEKMADILNLTNVTPVLCGQNDIRLAPGSIDVAFICDVYHHFEYPAASLASIRKALVPGGQLILIDFERIPGTSREWTLGHVRAGKEVFRKEVEEAGFEFVEEVKLPAFQENYFLRFMRK, via the coding sequence ATGGGGCAGGAATCGGCTCCCTCTACTCCTGCTCAAAGCGTGAAGCCGGGAATCAATCAGAAATTCCTCGATCCTGAGCTGGATGTGAATGAATGGATTAAGCGTTTCGAAGTCGAGAGTCGGGAAGTCTTTCGCGGTCGACAGCAGATCGTTAAGCAGCTGAAACTCTCTCCGGGAAATCGGATTGCTGACGTCGGTGCGGGAACAGGATTGTTTCTCGAACCATTTTCGATGGCCGTCGGTAACAAAGGCTGGGTTTATTCCCTGGATATTGTTCCGAAATTTGTCGAACGATACGAAAAAATGGCGGACATCCTCAATCTGACCAATGTCACACCAGTCCTCTGTGGGCAGAACGATATTCGCCTCGCGCCCGGTTCCATTGATGTCGCTTTCATTTGCGATGTCTATCATCATTTTGAATACCCGGCCGCCTCGCTCGCATCCATTCGCAAGGCCCTGGTTCCGGGAGGCCAGTTGATCCTGATTGATTTCGAACGGATTCCCGGCACATCTCGAGAATGGACGCTGGGGCATGTCCGCGCCGGGAAAGAAGTATTTCGAAAAGAGGTTGAAGAAGCCGGCTTCGAATTTGTAGAAGAAGTGAAGCTCCCTGCCTTCCAGGAAAACTACTTCCTGCGTTTTATGAGGAAGTAG
- a CDS encoding acetolactate decarboxylase, which produces MSRRALVVLLGLLAGMIGDLNGAIAEEAKDSDFVQYGKMHEVIGQQKHQGRVKFADLTAKPHFYGVAALESLAGEATVLDGQVTLTKLNPDGVLSSETLSPKTQAALLVGAYVESWTKHPVTKTIQSDDFDSLIEQTAKNTGINTDEPFMFVIQGDFPQVRFHVINGACPLRARMRKEVLPEGKKPYEADLMNITGKLVGVFARDSVGNITHPATSTHLHLLYKDDESGEMRTGHVEQVTLQPGAILLLPE; this is translated from the coding sequence ATGAGTCGACGAGCACTGGTAGTCCTTTTGGGACTTCTCGCCGGAATGATTGGAGACCTCAATGGTGCTATCGCTGAAGAGGCAAAAGACTCAGACTTCGTTCAATATGGCAAGATGCACGAGGTGATTGGCCAGCAAAAGCATCAAGGCCGTGTCAAGTTTGCTGACCTGACCGCGAAACCACATTTCTATGGAGTTGCAGCATTAGAATCTCTCGCTGGTGAGGCGACTGTTCTTGATGGACAGGTCACTCTGACGAAGCTGAATCCCGATGGTGTCCTCAGTTCAGAAACGCTTTCCCCTAAAACACAAGCCGCGTTGCTCGTCGGAGCTTATGTTGAATCCTGGACTAAGCATCCAGTTACTAAAACGATTCAATCTGACGATTTCGATTCTCTGATTGAACAAACAGCAAAGAATACAGGAATTAATACGGATGAACCGTTCATGTTCGTCATACAAGGTGACTTCCCCCAAGTCCGTTTTCACGTGATCAACGGGGCTTGTCCGCTACGAGCACGGATGCGAAAAGAGGTTCTCCCTGAAGGAAAGAAACCTTACGAAGCAGACCTGATGAATATCACAGGAAAGCTTGTGGGTGTCTTCGCCAGGGATTCTGTGGGTAATATTACACACCCTGCAACATCAACCCACCTACACCTGCTCTATAAAGATGATGAGAGTGGCGAGATGCGGACCGGGCATGTTGAGCAAGTCACGTTACAACCAGGTGCAATTCTGTTGCTGCCAGAGTGA
- a CDS encoding PQQ-like beta-propeller repeat protein → MHNSSNYFSLFFARATLIACGFCFCFSSGLQAGDKNIVTDCWPAFLGSGATTLNPDSLPLEWSPTSNICWETELVGTGQSSPVIWGSKVFVTSIDGTMKENCHVTAISLADGKKLWDDRRDSAQPVRSNYFQSRSAPTPAVDANGVYAFFETGILVGLTHEGKEKWVRNLVDEFGEFEVRIGLAASVAQSNDSIFVLVDHEGPSYLLAVDKESGKTKWFTKRFSRQSYASPTVLKIEGQSQIVVSSAGSVDGYDPQTGKQLWTMEGVGGNRSTTPHTFANNRMLISAAPGMHDKHLAEARKSNFAMHIEKTTGGFQTKILWKTEKAMPSFGSPIVHQGLAYWVNNVGVLYCFDAESGERVYTRRSGQLCWATPLGLGNHIYLFGKDGLTTVIAAGREFKVIARNELFAGATEAGESDIRRRELRGHQHGGRSGAGASKSGVAVDPPAIGSESQAGRNGRGGSPGQVSRQAEPAEVSVAGATPSPGRGGRPNRPSGDGESQEDGGAARTRGGRTFADPVQYGYAAVNGSLVIRTGGKVYCLRKNTSLAAEEVVK, encoded by the coding sequence ATGCACAACTCGTCAAATTATTTCTCTCTCTTCTTTGCGCGAGCAACGTTGATCGCCTGTGGATTCTGTTTTTGTTTTAGTTCCGGATTACAGGCTGGTGACAAAAACATTGTTACCGATTGCTGGCCCGCATTCCTGGGATCTGGTGCAACAACTTTGAATCCGGATTCTCTCCCGCTGGAGTGGTCTCCCACGTCAAACATCTGCTGGGAGACCGAACTGGTCGGAACGGGGCAGTCAAGCCCCGTTATCTGGGGTAGTAAAGTATTTGTGACCTCGATTGACGGCACAATGAAGGAAAATTGCCATGTCACCGCGATATCGCTGGCCGATGGAAAGAAGCTCTGGGACGACAGGAGGGACTCAGCTCAACCCGTCCGCAGCAATTACTTTCAGAGCCGGTCAGCACCGACACCGGCGGTTGATGCCAACGGTGTCTATGCATTCTTTGAAACTGGAATACTCGTCGGACTGACGCATGAGGGGAAGGAGAAATGGGTTCGCAATCTGGTAGATGAGTTTGGGGAATTCGAAGTTCGGATCGGTCTGGCTGCCTCCGTGGCCCAATCCAACGACAGCATCTTTGTACTCGTCGATCATGAAGGTCCGTCTTATCTGCTCGCAGTGGACAAGGAATCGGGTAAGACCAAATGGTTTACCAAACGATTCAGTCGTCAAAGCTACGCCTCGCCGACCGTCCTGAAGATTGAAGGTCAGTCTCAGATTGTCGTCAGCTCTGCCGGTTCTGTTGATGGTTACGACCCACAGACTGGCAAGCAACTCTGGACGATGGAAGGTGTCGGCGGTAATCGAAGCACGACCCCTCACACCTTTGCCAACAACCGCATGCTGATCAGCGCTGCACCGGGAATGCATGATAAACATCTCGCTGAAGCCAGGAAATCCAATTTTGCGATGCATATCGAAAAAACTACTGGCGGCTTCCAGACCAAAATTCTGTGGAAAACTGAAAAGGCCATGCCTTCATTCGGATCACCAATCGTTCATCAAGGGCTAGCGTACTGGGTCAATAACGTCGGTGTCTTGTACTGCTTCGACGCGGAAAGTGGCGAACGCGTCTACACCAGGAGGTCAGGGCAACTGTGCTGGGCGACTCCTCTGGGGCTTGGCAATCACATCTATCTATTCGGAAAAGACGGCTTGACGACTGTCATCGCCGCTGGGCGCGAATTCAAAGTCATTGCCAGGAACGAACTGTTCGCAGGGGCAACTGAGGCTGGTGAGTCTGATATTCGACGACGTGAGTTGCGGGGACATCAGCATGGTGGTAGATCAGGTGCAGGGGCATCCAAATCCGGAGTGGCAGTTGATCCACCTGCAATTGGATCAGAAAGTCAGGCTGGCCGAAATGGTCGCGGTGGTTCTCCAGGTCAGGTTTCGAGACAAGCAGAACCTGCAGAAGTATCTGTTGCTGGAGCAACTCCATCACCTGGTCGAGGCGGTCGCCCAAACCGGCCCTCTGGCGATGGTGAATCGCAGGAAGACGGAGGGGCAGCCAGAACTCGGGGAGGCCGCACGTTTGCTGATCCTGTTCAATACGGTTATGCCGCTGTGAACGGTTCGTTGGTAATTCGTACTGGGGGCAAAGTGTATTGCCTGCGAAAAAACACCAGTTTGGCAGCAGAGGAGGTCGTGAAATGA
- a CDS encoding DUF1559 domain-containing protein, with amino-acid sequence MINIPQTSQTRLRGFTLIELLVVIAIIAILIALLLPAVQQAREAARRSQCKNNLKQIGLAMHNYESTYRTLPGINSAATQSAFSPQSKILPFCDQANLQNLIDFNSPLSLGSGGSQYINPVQQAAAQTVVPFFLCPSDPVNSLVYEDDGFWAPVSYMVNAGTGENTSGGVQQYKLQNPNDGLFWYTSSTKLAHITDGLSNTILSAEAPIGDGMTSSTPPTGNDLKRKMISVGGSSQVSDAQCLGYSAYAGKRGRQWIRGNGMNSVFNTHYQPNQMVVDCVSNGMGFVKAGSWHTGGVQIGLCDGSVRFISENVNHELWQALSTRSGGEVLGEF; translated from the coding sequence ATGATAAATATACCACAAACTTCGCAAACGCGGTTACGCGGATTTACACTTATCGAACTACTGGTTGTTATCGCGATTATTGCCATCCTGATCGCGCTTTTGCTCCCCGCTGTGCAGCAGGCTCGTGAGGCAGCCAGACGGTCGCAGTGCAAGAACAACCTGAAACAAATCGGATTGGCCATGCACAATTACGAAAGCACTTACAGGACGTTGCCCGGAATTAATTCTGCTGCGACTCAATCAGCGTTTTCTCCGCAATCCAAAATACTGCCCTTCTGTGACCAGGCAAATTTGCAGAATCTGATTGACTTCAACTCCCCCTTGTCTCTCGGATCGGGTGGCTCTCAATACATTAATCCCGTTCAACAGGCGGCTGCTCAGACAGTCGTGCCATTTTTTCTGTGCCCATCGGACCCTGTTAACTCGCTGGTCTATGAAGATGACGGTTTCTGGGCACCGGTGAGTTACATGGTGAATGCTGGCACTGGCGAAAATACCTCAGGCGGTGTGCAGCAATATAAACTTCAGAATCCCAACGACGGCCTGTTCTGGTACACATCTTCAACAAAACTGGCTCACATTACCGATGGCCTGAGCAATACGATACTCTCCGCTGAAGCCCCGATCGGAGACGGTATGACTTCCTCTACTCCACCGACCGGAAACGATCTCAAAAGGAAAATGATCTCGGTGGGAGGTTCCAGTCAGGTGTCCGACGCACAGTGCCTCGGGTATAGCGCCTACGCCGGGAAACGGGGGCGGCAATGGATTCGGGGAAACGGTATGAACAGCGTATTCAATACGCATTATCAGCCGAATCAGATGGTTGTCGACTGTGTGTCAAACGGCATGGGATTTGTTAAAGCGGGCAGCTGGCATACAGGAGGCGTACAGATTGGACTCTGCGATGGATCAGTGCGATTCATCAGCGAAAACGTGAATCACGAACTCTGGCAGGCACTTTCCACACGCAGTGGCGGCGAGGTGCTTGGCGAATTCTGA
- a CDS encoding DUF1588 domain-containing protein codes for MTGFRTVLILVLLCSLLPVANGETYTPGQKVSKDFETFAKSFLATHCIDCHGKTEPEGDLSLEDLGPVDEVNAATWRSVWAQVTLKEMPPKDMTQPKVVERLQFSDWIVAELTREMSDKGGFHDHLDPNKGNYVDHQLLFGQLPDDIKLKPTSSPARIWRLTPQEHITRLNELINKEPEYDPAKPGLRTHGDVVPTNHGGELKLYFGTDRIIKWQGGTVAYATAVKSVPAVLSSARTHGLENYPDFYSVNSAEATQIMGVAEDLIRYMAYGPLSIAKPYQITDNPRSIADKMKGDLRGLPTSIVYSTKIARPMTPVYDLMQKEVVTDESLQAAVAYLFEMLTFRPPNKKELDEYTVIVKQSIAKLGKEDGAVLGLSSLFLDRDALFRPELAATGNPDRHGRVMLQDWELGLAVNHALRYIKPDEELRQAIVEGRMRTRADVKREITRMLADNSIRKPRIVRFFRDYFDYDLGGYICKDARALAKTGVSNRGQAHYRAMFDATASTDRLIELILKEDKDVLKQLLTTERVVATKADKIYFGKRRSRAEEVASIAAARKAAQEVASKEGVNPETKPPKPGRKKQQKVNQSVTPADLSGSEIFARVSRRSFGNGSMEPERILASVPEGQRLGILTHPSWLVSHSDAMDNHAIRRGRWIHERLLGGGIPDVPITVDAMLPDEPQNTLRERMRVTRQTYCWTCHKKMDPLGLPFEMFNHAGLYRETELDKPVETNGEIIDSGDPTLDGPVANAIELIEKLAESERSEQVFVRHAFRFWIGRNETLNDAPVLQAAHRAYKDNGGSMNALLVSLLTSDAFLYRTRSEAALTESK; via the coding sequence ATGACCGGGTTCAGAACTGTTTTGATTCTCGTGCTGTTGTGCAGTTTGCTCCCCGTGGCAAACGGTGAGACATATACGCCGGGACAAAAAGTTTCCAAAGACTTTGAGACCTTTGCAAAATCATTTTTGGCCACACACTGCATCGACTGTCATGGTAAGACAGAACCGGAAGGGGACCTCTCGCTTGAGGATCTGGGGCCCGTAGATGAAGTCAATGCCGCCACTTGGAGAAGTGTGTGGGCACAGGTCACCCTGAAAGAGATGCCGCCTAAGGATATGACTCAGCCGAAAGTGGTAGAGCGGCTGCAGTTCTCAGACTGGATTGTCGCTGAACTGACACGTGAAATGAGTGATAAGGGTGGATTTCATGATCACCTTGACCCGAATAAAGGCAACTATGTCGACCATCAACTGCTGTTTGGTCAACTGCCTGATGATATCAAACTCAAACCAACCTCATCACCGGCACGCATCTGGCGACTGACGCCTCAGGAACACATCACGCGCCTGAATGAATTGATCAATAAAGAGCCGGAGTACGATCCTGCGAAGCCTGGTCTGCGAACCCATGGTGATGTCGTTCCCACAAACCATGGCGGTGAACTCAAGCTCTACTTTGGTACAGATCGCATCATCAAATGGCAAGGCGGGACCGTGGCTTACGCGACGGCAGTCAAGAGTGTCCCCGCTGTTCTGTCGTCAGCGCGCACCCATGGATTGGAAAACTATCCCGACTTTTACTCTGTCAATAGTGCGGAAGCCACACAGATTATGGGGGTAGCTGAGGACCTGATTCGCTACATGGCGTATGGCCCCTTGAGCATCGCCAAACCTTATCAGATCACAGATAATCCCCGCTCGATCGCGGACAAGATGAAAGGCGATCTTCGCGGCTTGCCCACAAGTATTGTTTACAGCACGAAGATCGCGCGTCCCATGACACCGGTATATGACCTCATGCAAAAAGAGGTCGTTACCGATGAGAGTTTGCAGGCTGCGGTCGCTTATCTATTCGAAATGCTGACCTTCCGTCCTCCGAACAAAAAAGAGTTAGACGAGTACACGGTGATCGTGAAGCAGTCCATCGCGAAACTCGGTAAGGAAGACGGCGCAGTCCTTGGTTTATCGTCTCTCTTTCTCGATCGCGATGCGCTTTTCAGACCGGAACTCGCCGCGACCGGGAATCCAGATCGGCATGGACGTGTCATGCTTCAGGACTGGGAACTGGGACTGGCAGTCAATCATGCGCTGCGCTACATCAAGCCGGACGAAGAATTACGGCAGGCGATTGTCGAAGGGCGGATGCGGACCAGGGCCGATGTCAAACGTGAAATAACGCGTATGCTGGCAGACAACAGCATCAGGAAGCCTCGTATCGTGCGTTTCTTTCGTGATTACTTTGACTATGACCTGGGTGGTTACATCTGTAAAGATGCCAGGGCTTTGGCGAAAACGGGTGTGAGCAATCGGGGGCAGGCACATTATCGTGCCATGTTCGATGCGACGGCGAGTACGGATCGACTGATCGAATTGATTCTGAAAGAAGACAAGGATGTGTTGAAGCAACTACTGACCACGGAAAGAGTTGTGGCCACCAAGGCAGATAAGATCTATTTTGGCAAACGACGTTCCAGAGCAGAAGAAGTCGCATCCATTGCTGCGGCCAGAAAAGCTGCTCAGGAAGTTGCCAGCAAAGAGGGGGTTAACCCCGAAACGAAGCCACCCAAGCCTGGCAGGAAAAAACAACAGAAAGTGAATCAGAGTGTCACCCCGGCGGATTTGTCTGGATCGGAGATCTTTGCGCGTGTCAGTCGACGCAGCTTTGGAAACGGGTCGATGGAACCGGAACGTATTCTAGCCAGTGTGCCTGAAGGTCAACGCCTGGGGATCCTGACCCATCCGAGTTGGCTCGTTTCTCATTCCGATGCCATGGATAATCACGCTATCCGTCGCGGCCGCTGGATTCACGAGAGATTGCTGGGTGGCGGCATTCCTGATGTGCCCATCACCGTGGATGCCATGCTGCCGGATGAGCCACAAAATACCCTGCGTGAACGCATGCGGGTCACCAGACAAACCTATTGCTGGACCTGTCACAAGAAAATGGATCCACTGGGACTGCCGTTTGAGATGTTTAACCATGCTGGCCTGTATCGAGAGACGGAGCTCGACAAGCCGGTCGAAACAAATGGCGAGATCATCGATTCTGGCGACCCCACACTCGATGGTCCTGTCGCCAACGCAATCGAGTTGATCGAAAAACTTGCGGAAAGCGAGCGATCCGAGCAGGTCTTCGTCCGCCACGCTTTTCGTTTCTGGATCGGACGCAATGAAACCCTCAATGATGCCCCCGTGCTTCAGGCAGCGCATCGTGCTTACAAAGACAACGGCGGCAGTATGAATGCATTGCTCGTATCACTGCTCACCTCAGATGCGTTTCTCTATCGCACCAGAAGCGAAGCCGCGTTAACGGAATCCAAATAG
- a CDS encoding DUF1552 domain-containing protein, giving the protein MLNRRKMIQGMAAGVGTAFGLSFLPERLLAMPASHDTPKRIIFFMQNQGFDPATCIPEGMKRSGSLAKVKLPEPISPLEPYKERLHIINGLHGIHTSPSHSAFFGALGGYRGSDGVPPSAATIDYELSKVLPQTLLPHLCIGMDSIENMTTKPTIATLSASGAGQPIFMHSNPNHLYQMLYGGISTGEIRRQHEARTNVFNQIEKLAASKGQSLPITDQQRYGQFVAGFKEVNGLRDRLDTVADHLRQFAPKVDARYTQPEFETDWHDVLLDLGISSLTSGITNTLTIGSGRGEIFGAWKGLGVEQQGHNLGHMAQPGNPIWIKIRQYNSRMLVRIMEALERVPEGSGTMMDHTLIVYTSNNADKQHTSGANWPVMLLGNFDGTFKTGCFTQLDGKRPINSLYATLLHAAGVSCDHFNMNDKLARKFDAGSGPIQELLV; this is encoded by the coding sequence ATGCTTAATCGCAGAAAAATGATTCAAGGTATGGCGGCTGGTGTAGGTACTGCATTTGGCCTCTCCTTTCTTCCCGAACGTCTCCTGGCAATGCCCGCCAGTCATGACACTCCTAAGCGGATCATCTTCTTTATGCAGAACCAGGGCTTCGATCCGGCGACCTGCATTCCAGAGGGGATGAAACGCAGTGGCTCACTGGCAAAAGTCAAACTCCCTGAGCCAATCAGTCCACTGGAACCTTACAAAGAACGGCTGCATATCATTAATGGTCTGCATGGCATCCACACCAGCCCATCGCACAGTGCTTTCTTTGGCGCGCTCGGCGGCTATCGCGGCAGTGACGGAGTGCCGCCCAGCGCAGCGACCATCGATTATGAACTGAGCAAGGTCCTGCCGCAAACACTTCTGCCGCATCTGTGTATCGGCATGGACTCGATTGAGAATATGACGACGAAGCCCACGATCGCCACTCTTTCCGCCAGCGGTGCAGGTCAGCCGATCTTTATGCATTCCAATCCGAATCATCTCTATCAGATGCTGTATGGTGGCATCTCCACAGGAGAGATTCGACGCCAGCACGAAGCACGAACCAATGTGTTCAATCAGATTGAAAAGCTAGCTGCTTCAAAAGGCCAATCGCTGCCGATTACAGACCAGCAACGTTACGGTCAATTCGTTGCGGGCTTCAAGGAAGTTAACGGCCTGCGCGATCGCCTTGACACCGTTGCTGATCACTTGCGTCAATTCGCTCCCAAGGTGGACGCGCGCTACACACAGCCCGAGTTTGAGACAGACTGGCATGATGTTTTGCTGGATTTGGGGATCTCGTCACTCACCTCGGGTATTACGAATACACTGACCATTGGTTCGGGGCGCGGTGAAATCTTTGGCGCGTGGAAGGGACTTGGCGTCGAGCAACAGGGGCACAACCTGGGGCATATGGCTCAACCTGGCAATCCCATCTGGATTAAGATCCGCCAATACAACAGCCGTATGCTGGTGCGGATCATGGAAGCGTTGGAACGTGTTCCTGAAGGGAGTGGCACGATGATGGATCATACGTTGATTGTGTATACCAGTAACAATGCCGACAAGCAGCACACCAGCGGTGCCAACTGGCCGGTCATGCTGCTGGGGAATTTCGATGGTACATTCAAGACGGGGTGCTTTACGCAACTGGATGGGAAACGCCCCATCAACTCACTCTATGCAACGCTTCTGCACGCCGCGGGTGTTTCGTGTGATCACTTTAATATGAATGACAAACTGGCCAGAAAGTTCGATGCCGGTTCAGGCCCCATCCAGGAACTGCTGGTATGA